The Planctomycetaceae bacterium genome segment CAAGCTGCACAACGCCTGCGATAATAACACTGAACGCAACCAGTGTAAGCTGACCTTCAAGGTTTTCCATAAAAACCGGCGCAAGCCACCATGCGGCAACAATTCCAAAGATATTAAAGATAATCGGCGCAAATGCCGGAAAAACAAAGTGCCCCTTGGCATTAAGTGCGGATGAACAGAGCGCAAGCAGACAAACCGTAAACATATATGGAAACATGATAACCATCATGCTCATCAGGAAATTCCTGTCGTGCGGACCGGGTATAAGTGAAATAACAAAAAAAACTATCTCACCAATAACCAACAACACTGCAAGAAAAACCGCCAATAACGCAAATGAATTCGCGAGCAATTTACGTGCTTTTTCAGTACCTTCTTTTTCATACACCTCTGTAAAAACAGGCACGAACGCAGAGGCAAGCGCTCCTTCGCCAAATAATCGTCTGAAAAGATTAGGGAGTTTAAACGCAACGCCAAAAGCATCGGTATATCTGGTAGCACCAAGAGATGTGATTCCCATATCACGGAAGAAACCGAATATGCGGGAAATGAGGGTGATAAACGCCACCATTTTTGCGGCGTTGAAAAAATGCTCACGTTCCTTATGTTCGCTGTGCGCTTTGGTATCCATCGCGGGAAATTATAATTGCAGATTGGCTGCAACTCCAGACAAAAACCATTGAAAAAATTATTGTCCGCCCTTACGGGAAGCTCTGCGTCTGTCCTCTTCTCTAAGGAATCTTTTTCTGATTCGAATCGAACTTGGACAAATCTCGACAAGCTCATCGCCCTGTATGTATTCCATTGATAGTTCAAGACTCATTATTCTGGCCGGTCTGACCTTTGCAGCCTCGTCTTTACCGGACGCACGCATATTACTCATCTGCTTTGCCTTTACCGGATTTACAGGAATATCATTTTCCTTGCAATGCTCGCCGACGACCTGGCCGTCATAAACGGTATCGCCCGGCTCAACAAAGAATATTCCCCTGTCATATAACGCATCCAACGCGTAAGCCGTAACCTGGCCGGCATTGGTCGCAACCATAACGCCGTTCTTACGCTGCGGAATCGAACCTCTCATCGGCTCATATCTTTCGAACGAGTGGTGCATAATCGCCTTACCCTGCGTAGCGTTCAACATTCTTGCGTGCAGACCGAACAGTCCGCGTGACGGAATGAGAAATTCCATGTGTACAAAACTGCTTGCGCCGCTCTTTGTGTCTATTCTGACTATTTCGCTCCGCCTCTCGCCCAGAAGCGACATGACCGCGCTTTGACAATCCATAGGACAATCAATAGCAAGCATTTCTATCGGCTCATGAGTAATTCCATCAACTTCTTTCAAAATAACTTCCGGCTTGCCGACACAAATTTCATATCCTTCACGCCGCATATTTTCGAGCAGAATGCCCAGATGCATAAGCCCTCGGCCTGAAACGCAATATTCTTCAGGTGTTCTGCCGGGGCCAACCCGCAACGCAACATTATGCTGAAGCTCCTTTTCAAGTCTATCACCGATTTGTCTGCTTGTAACGTATTTGCCATCTTTTCCTGCGAATGGGCCATCGTTGACTCTGAACGTCATCGACATTGTCGGCTCATCAACAGCGATTACTGCAAGCCTTGAAGGATTGCACGGACAGGCAATCGTATTGGCAATATCGACAGGGTCGAGGCCAGACACGGCACAAATGTCGCCTGCCAAAACAGTGTCAACCTGCTTTCTGCCCAGACCGTCGAATGAATGAATCTGCAAAATTTTCTGCAATGTATGAACATTTTTGGTATCGATAACAGTAACGGCCTGCCCTGCCATAATCTTACCGGCGAAAACTCTGCCAACTGCGATTTTGCCGACGTAATCTGAATATTCAAGACTCGTTACGAGCATTTGAAGATGAGCATCCGGAACAACTGTCGGAGCAGGAACTTTTTTGATGATTGTATCAAATACAATCTTCATATTATTTGTTTTTTCATCCGGGTCGCTTGATGCCCAGCCCTGTCTGCCTGAAGCGTAAATAACAGGGAAATCAAGCGCATCATCATTGGCACCAAGCTGAACGAGCAAATCGAAAACTTCATTTACAACTTCATGCGGACGACTGTTTTCACGGTCCACTTTATTTATCACAACGATTGGTTTTAACTTATTCTCAAGAGCCTTGCTCAAAACGAATCTTGTCTGCGGCATAGGACCTTCGAACGCATCAACCAAAAGCAGTACGCCATCGGCCATTTTCAAAACACGTTCGACTTCGCCACCAAAATCGGCGTGGCCGGGAGTGTCGATGACGTTAATTTTGTATTCATCACCTTCATCATCGGTATAGTTTATTGCGCAATTTTTGCTCAAAATTGTAATGCCGCGTTCACGCTCGATTGGATTCGAGTCCATAATCAAACCTTCGACGCCGCCAGCCAGCTTGTCAAGGTCTTCACTGCGGAACATTCCAGATTGATACAAAAGCCTGTCAAGCAAGGTAGTTTTACCGTGGTCAACGTGTGCAATAATCGCTACATTACGAATATAATTGTAATACATAAAAAATCTCTATTCAGGTAAATTAATATACGGTTTGTTTAAATTCCGATAGTTGAAGCGGGATATTTTACATTGTTTTTCGCAAATGTCAATGTAAAATAGTACTCTTTAATTAGCAATGGTTTAATGAAACCACAAAAGCCCATAATTGATTTAAAAAACGTAACTGTCGTTCAGGACAGCTTTAAGATTTTAAGAAACATAAGTTTCGAGATTATGCCCGGCGAGTGCTGCGCGATAATCGGGCCTAATGGGGCGGGCAAATCGGCTCTTGTCGCCGTGATTAGCGGATATTTGTGGCCGCAGGATGGTTCGGTGAGCGTTTTTGGCGAAACTTTCGGCGAAGTTGACCTTCAGAGCGTTCGCGGCAAAATCGGCATAATTGAGCCTTCACGAATGCCGCATTTCGATGAGGGTTTAACCGTAAGAGACGTAATCGCGACCGGATTATTCGGTACGTTAATGTTGCCCTTCTATCGAAAAATTACAAAGCAGCAATGGAAAAAAGTCGATTCGCAAGTCAGCTTTTTCAAACTACGAAAACAAGCCTCGCTTCCAATTGGTACGCTATCGAGCGGCGAACAGACAAAAGTACTGATAGCACGCGCGATGATATCGCAGCCGAAAATGCTGATTTTGGATGAGCCGACAAATGCACTTGATATGGGAAATCGCGCGATTGTCGTAAAGATTCTGAATAAACTTCGCAAACAAAAAAATCCGCCTGCGATTGTGATAATTTCTCATCATTTAGACGAACTGCCGAAATCCCTCGATTACGCGGTACTTTTAAAAAGCGGAAAAATCATCAGTCAGGGAAAACCACAAAAAGTGTTCACTTCCGCGAACCTTAGCAAAACTTTCGGCTGTAAAGTCAGGGTTTTGAAAAACAGAGGTATGTATCTGGCGTCAGTACAGATTTAAGATTGAAGATCCGCCTGCGGCGGACCAAACGAAAAGTTAAAAGTGAAGAGTGAAAAGTTGTGGAATCACCTGAAGGTGATGAGATTTTAAGAGATTTCTCACCACTCTAATTTTGTTTTCAAGGAAACAAAATTCTGATGTTCAAAACTAATTTACCGCCTGGGCTAAAGCCCACCCTACAAACTATTTACCCTGCGCTAATCCTTGCGCAGGATCTTCGACGCTCATGGCTCTGACTTATTTAAACGAGCATTGCCTTTGCAAGTTCTCTGCTTTTTTCGGCACCAAATAAAAGCTCAACCAATTTCAGTGAAAATTCCAAAGCGGTTCCCGGTCCCTGTGAAGTAATGCAGTTGCCGTCAACGACAACCCGCTGATTTGTCAATTCTTTCAATTTACCGCCCATTCCAGGGTAACATGTCGCTTTTTTGCCGGCAAGCAAGCCGTGATGCTCAAACACAACCGCAGGCGAGGCACAAATCGCGGCGTAAAATCGGTCCGATTCCTTTTGCTTTTTGAGCATTTCGATAAGCTCGCTACTGTCGCGAAGGTGCTCTGCGCCGGGCATTCCGCCGGGTAAGACGATAAGGTCATAAATGCTTGTTTTGCAATCTTTTATGAGGCAATCAGCTGTGATTTTTACCTTTCTGGCAGTGCTTATTTGCAGATTTTGAACTGACGCGATTGTTAAATCAGCGCCCGCCCTGCGAAGACAATCAATAATCGCTATCGCTTCAAGCTCTTCTGTGCCGTCGGCGATCGGAACAAGTACTTTTTTACTCATATTTTTATCTCCTGAAATTTTAATTAACATAATTCTAATACAATGTTAAAATAACACTAACAATGCCTAACTAAGATTATAATAAAAATAATCTTAAAGAGAAATCTTATGTCAAAAGAAAAAATATTGATTGTCGATGACGAAGAAGATGTAGTCGAGCTGGTGCGGTTCAATCTTGAAAAGGAAGGCTACAAAACGGAAACGGCGGCTTCCGGCGAAGAAGCCCTCGTGGAAGCTAAATCAAAGCAGCCCAATTTAGTCATCCTCGACCTTATGCTGCCGGGGATAGATGGACTGGAGGTCTGCAAAAAACTCAAAAGTGATTCCAAAACTGAAAACATCCCCATCATAATGCTTACCGCAAAAGGCGAAGAATCCGACATTATAACAGGCCTGGAACTCGGAGCCGACGATTATATTACCAAACCATTCAGCCCGAAAGTGCTGACGGCAAGAGTACGCAGGATTCTGCAAAGACATATTGCCCGCAATCTTGAGACGTCGGCGGTGAAAATACACGAAATTTCCATCGACCCTGCGCGGCATGAAGTAATGGTAAAAAACAAAGTTGTGGAACTTACCTTCACCGAATTTAGCATTCTCTATACTCTGGCCAAACGGCCGGGGATGGTTTTCACAAGGTATCAGATTGTCGATGCAATTCGCGGAAACGATTATCTTGTTACCGACCGCGCAATCGATGTGCAAATAGTCTCGCTACGGAAAAAACTCGGCGCGGCAGAAAAATATATAGAAACTGTTCGAGGAATCGGCTATAAGTTTAAAGACTAATTATGGCCAAAAAACTTTTTATCTGGAAACTGTATATTTCTTATATTTTAGTTATTGTCGCGACTCTCGGGACGGCAACGTGGTATTTTTCAATTCATTTCCGCCGATTTCATCTTGAGCAGACAACTGAAAAACTTACTACTTACGCAAAATTGTACGCACCGCAAATCGCTCCGCTAATAGAAGACTCCAACAATGCGCAAATTGATATTCTGTGCAAAACTTTCGGACAGTTAAGCTCGGCAAGAATCACGGTGATAAGACCTGACGGTACGGTTATTGGCGATTCCGACCAGCCCCCTGATACAATGGAAAATCATTTCAACCGAAGCGAAATTGTCGAAGCCATCAAGAAAGGTTTCGGTAAATCATCAAGATTCAGCAGTACAGATAGAAAGAATATGACGTATGTCGCGGTACCTATCGAATACGACGGCAAAACAATCGCAATTATCCGAACCGCTGTTTCCATCGAGGAAATTGAAAAGTCGCTTCATAATATTTATATCAGAATCGCTGCCGTCGGGATTATTATCTCACTTACCGCGGCTGTGTTAAATATCGTTATTATTATTTTCAATGACTCCGCGAGATTCCGCAAACTTGAGAATATCCGGAAAGATTTTGTCGCGAACGTATCGCACGAACTGAAAACGCCAATCACATCCATCAAAGGCTTTGCCGAAACGCTGCTTGAGGGCGACTTGACAAATCAAGCTCAAACACGCCAGTTTCTTGATGTTATAGCGAAAAACACTCAAAGACTCGATGCAATTATAGACGACCTCTTGAGCCTGTCGCGGCTTGAAGACGGGCAATCAAAAAGAGACCTTGTGTTCAAGACGGTTTATCTAAAAACCATACTGGCAAACGCGATTGAATTATCACACATTAAAGCACAGCAAAAACAAATCACCATAACACTGAACTGTCTTGACGATTTGAAGGTAAACGCCAACACGCTGCTGCTGGAACAAGCGGTATTCAATCTAATCGACAACGCAATAAAATACAGCGAAGCCAACAAAACCATAAAAGTCGTCGCAAGAGAATCCGAAAAAGAACTGCTGATTTCAGTGGAAGACAACGGCTGCGGAATGGAACACAAACATTTATCCAGAATTTTCGAGCGGTTCTATGTCGTGGACAAAAGCAGAAGCCGAAAACTCGGCGGCACCGGGCTGGGACTGGCAATTATAAAACATATCGTCGGGCTGCACAAAGGTTCGGTCAATGTCGAAAGCTTACCCGGCACAGGCAGCACCTTTACAATTCACTTGCCCAGAACATAACAATCCTTTATCATGAGTGGTTTACGGCATTTTGCTCGAAAGGATTGGTATGAAGATAAAAAACTTCAGATTATATGTTTTTTT includes the following:
- a CDS encoding DJ-1/PfpI family protein — translated: MSKKVLVPIADGTEELEAIAIIDCLRRAGADLTIASVQNLQISTARKVKITADCLIKDCKTSIYDLIVLPGGMPGAEHLRDSSELIEMLKKQKESDRFYAAICASPAVVFEHHGLLAGKKATCYPGMGGKLKELTNQRVVVDGNCITSQGPGTALEFSLKLVELLFGAEKSRELAKAMLV
- a CDS encoding ATP-binding cassette domain-containing protein is translated as MKPQKPIIDLKNVTVVQDSFKILRNISFEIMPGECCAIIGPNGAGKSALVAVISGYLWPQDGSVSVFGETFGEVDLQSVRGKIGIIEPSRMPHFDEGLTVRDVIATGLFGTLMLPFYRKITKQQWKKVDSQVSFFKLRKQASLPIGTLSSGEQTKVLIARAMISQPKMLILDEPTNALDMGNRAIVVKILNKLRKQKNPPAIVIISHHLDELPKSLDYAVLLKSGKIISQGKPQKVFTSANLSKTFGCKVRVLKNRGMYLASVQI
- the typA gene encoding translational GTPase TypA; the encoded protein is MYYNYIRNVAIIAHVDHGKTTLLDRLLYQSGMFRSEDLDKLAGGVEGLIMDSNPIERERGITILSKNCAINYTDDEGDEYKINVIDTPGHADFGGEVERVLKMADGVLLLVDAFEGPMPQTRFVLSKALENKLKPIVVINKVDRENSRPHEVVNEVFDLLVQLGANDDALDFPVIYASGRQGWASSDPDEKTNNMKIVFDTIIKKVPAPTVVPDAHLQMLVTSLEYSDYVGKIAVGRVFAGKIMAGQAVTVIDTKNVHTLQKILQIHSFDGLGRKQVDTVLAGDICAVSGLDPVDIANTIACPCNPSRLAVIAVDEPTMSMTFRVNDGPFAGKDGKYVTSRQIGDRLEKELQHNVALRVGPGRTPEEYCVSGRGLMHLGILLENMRREGYEICVGKPEVILKEVDGITHEPIEMLAIDCPMDCQSAVMSLLGERRSEIVRIDTKSGASSFVHMEFLIPSRGLFGLHARMLNATQGKAIMHHSFERYEPMRGSIPQRKNGVMVATNAGQVTAYALDALYDRGIFFVEPGDTVYDGQVVGEHCKENDIPVNPVKAKQMSNMRASGKDEAAKVRPARIMSLELSMEYIQGDELVEICPSSIRIRKRFLREEDRRRASRKGGQ
- a CDS encoding response regulator transcription factor, whose translation is MSKEKILIVDDEEDVVELVRFNLEKEGYKTETAASGEEALVEAKSKQPNLVILDLMLPGIDGLEVCKKLKSDSKTENIPIIMLTAKGEESDIITGLELGADDYITKPFSPKVLTARVRRILQRHIARNLETSAVKIHEISIDPARHEVMVKNKVVELTFTEFSILYTLAKRPGMVFTRYQIVDAIRGNDYLVTDRAIDVQIVSLRKKLGAAEKYIETVRGIGYKFKD
- a CDS encoding ATP-binding protein; translation: MAKKLFIWKLYISYILVIVATLGTATWYFSIHFRRFHLEQTTEKLTTYAKLYAPQIAPLIEDSNNAQIDILCKTFGQLSSARITVIRPDGTVIGDSDQPPDTMENHFNRSEIVEAIKKGFGKSSRFSSTDRKNMTYVAVPIEYDGKTIAIIRTAVSIEEIEKSLHNIYIRIAAVGIIISLTAAVLNIVIIIFNDSARFRKLENIRKDFVANVSHELKTPITSIKGFAETLLEGDLTNQAQTRQFLDVIAKNTQRLDAIIDDLLSLSRLEDGQSKRDLVFKTVYLKTILANAIELSHIKAQQKQITITLNCLDDLKVNANTLLLEQAVFNLIDNAIKYSEANKTIKVVARESEKELLISVEDNGCGMEHKHLSRIFERFYVVDKSRSRKLGGTGLGLAIIKHIVGLHKGSVNVESLPGTGSTFTIHLPRT